The Lycium barbarum isolate Lr01 chromosome 12, ASM1917538v2, whole genome shotgun sequence genome includes a region encoding these proteins:
- the LOC132621453 gene encoding uncharacterized protein LOC132621453, which produces MKKCELCSSIARVFCESDQASLCWDCDARVHTANFLVAKHSRILLCNSCQSLTPWTGSGSKLGPTISVCQTCFHRNNNDGAHQDHDHNDTEEEDDDDDDDGSSDGDNQVVPLSSSTIDQPRPPSLASSSSSSEESTSRFYRRKVIGVSNSSIRISPNRTEENVRSHYCGISRPEEKVKRSSWSWR; this is translated from the exons ATGAAGAAATGTGAGTTATGCAGTTCAATAGCAAGAGTATTCTGTGAATCAGATCAAGCAAGTCTTTGTTGGGATTGTGATGCAAGAGTTCACACAGCTAATTTCCTTGTGGCTAAACATTCAAGAATTCTTCTGTGCAATTCTTGCCAATCCCTTACCCCATGGACTGGCTCTGGCTCTAAGCTTGGTCCCACTATTTCAGTATGCCAGACTTGTTTTCAcagaaataataatgatggggCACATCAAGATCATGATCATAATGATACTGAAGAAGAAGATGACGACGACGACGATGATGGAAGCAGTGATGGTGATAATCAAGTGGTTCCTTTGTCTTCTTCAACTATTGATCAGCCTCGTCCTCCGTCATTGGCGTCAAGTTCTTCAAGTAGTGAAGAATCCACTAGCAGATTTTACAGGAGAAAAGTAATTGGTGTCTCCAATTCAAGTATTAGGATTTCACCTAACAGAACAGAGGAAAATGTTCGATCCCATTATTGT GGCATTTCAAGACCTGAAGAGAAGGTAAAAAGGAGTTCATGGTCATGGAGATAA